The following proteins are encoded in a genomic region of Paenibacillus sp. FSL H3-0469:
- a CDS encoding YicC/YloC family endoribonuclease, producing the protein MSYSMTGYGQSALQSGGHKITFEVKSVNNRYCEVVLRLPREWTGYEDRLRRMVQAHIRRGRVDVIINRELTDGAADTPVLDRRRVSAYLDAAEVLVREYGFKGELSLRDILAMPGVMEPKEETAADDASGELADLLEQGLQLSLEALLEMRGREGSYLAADLTRRLDRLEELHAGISRYAPLVVEEQREKLRQRLNLLNDGSFPWDEHKFGMEMAIFADRCNIDEELTRLHSHFGQCRALLLGSEPAGRKLDFLIQEMNRETNTIGSKCTHLAVVNLTLDMKAELEKIREQAANLE; encoded by the coding sequence TGCAATCCGGCGGACACAAGATAACGTTCGAGGTCAAATCGGTGAATAACCGGTACTGCGAAGTTGTGCTGCGGTTGCCCAGGGAATGGACGGGGTATGAGGATAGGCTGCGCAGAATGGTTCAGGCTCATATCAGACGGGGACGGGTAGATGTTATTATTAATAGAGAACTCACCGACGGGGCGGCTGACACGCCTGTGCTGGACCGCCGCAGGGTGAGCGCCTATCTTGATGCAGCGGAGGTACTGGTCCGGGAGTATGGCTTCAAGGGAGAGTTGTCCCTGCGGGATATCCTTGCTATGCCCGGTGTGATGGAACCGAAGGAAGAGACGGCTGCGGATGACGCCTCCGGAGAACTTGCAGATCTTCTGGAGCAGGGTCTCCAGCTTAGTCTGGAGGCCCTGCTGGAGATGCGCGGACGGGAAGGCTCCTATTTGGCGGCCGATCTGACGCGCAGACTTGACCGCCTGGAAGAGCTGCATGCCGGAATCAGCAGATATGCGCCTCTGGTTGTGGAGGAGCAGCGCGAGAAGCTGCGGCAACGGCTTAACCTGCTGAATGACGGGAGCTTCCCCTGGGATGAGCATAAATTCGGCATGGAGATGGCTATTTTCGCCGACCGCTGCAATATAGATGAGGAGCTGACCCGGCTTCACAGCCATTTCGGCCAGTGCCGGGCCTTGCTGCTGGGCAGCGAGCCTGCCGGACGCAAGCTTGATTTTCTGATCCAGGAGATGAACAGGGAAACTAACACAATAGGGTCGAAGTGCACTCATCTGGCGGTTGTGAATCTGACGCTTGATATGAAGGCGGAGCTTGAGAAGATTCGCGAACAGGCGGCGAACCTCGAATGA
- a CDS encoding DUF370 domain-containing protein, with product MAIKLINIGFGNIVSANRIISIVSPESAPIKRIIQEARDRHMLIDATYGRRTRAVIITDSDHVILSAVQPETVAHRLSSKDDDNDE from the coding sequence ATGGCAATCAAATTAATCAACATCGGCTTTGGGAATATCGTGTCAGCGAACCGCATTATTTCCATTGTCAGCCCAGAATCGGCACCGATTAAGAGAATTATCCAGGAGGCCAGAGACAGGCATATGCTGATCGATGCCACCTACGGAAGGCGGACGCGGGCTGTTATTATTACCGACAGCGACCATGTGATTCTCTCGGCTGTACAGCCTGAGACGGTAGCTCACCGCCTATCCAGCAAAGACGACGATAACGATGAATAA
- the gmk gene encoding guanylate kinase, producing MSKGLLIILSGPSGVGKGTVCTALRPKMPELVYSVSATTRLPRAGEENGVNYFFKSREQFDEMIEGDKLLEYAEYVGNYYGTPRDFVERTLESGRDIILEIEVQGALKVKEKFPEGIFVFLLPPSMDELKDRIRGRGTEHPDVISHRMSVAEDEIGLIRHYDYAVVNDEIDLACKRIESIIIAEHCKVR from the coding sequence ATGTCAAAAGGATTGCTGATTATACTATCCGGCCCTTCCGGTGTCGGCAAAGGTACGGTATGCACAGCGCTGCGGCCGAAGATGCCTGAACTCGTCTATTCTGTTTCTGCCACCACACGCTTACCGCGTGCGGGTGAAGAGAACGGAGTCAATTATTTTTTCAAATCCAGAGAGCAGTTCGACGAAATGATTGAAGGCGACAAGCTGCTGGAATATGCGGAGTACGTAGGCAATTATTACGGTACTCCGCGTGACTTTGTAGAGAGAACCCTGGAGAGCGGAAGAGATATTATTCTGGAGATCGAGGTTCAGGGAGCGCTCAAGGTCAAGGAAAAATTCCCCGAAGGCATCTTTGTGTTCCTTCTTCCCCCGTCAATGGACGAGCTGAAGGACCGCATCCGCGGCCGGGGCACAGAGCATCCTGATGTGATCAGCCACCGCATGTCTGTGGCCGAGGATGAGATCGGTCTGATCCGGCATTATGACTATGCCGTGGTGAACGATGAGATTGATTTGGCTTGCAAGCGAATAGAAAGCATTATTATCGCCGAACATTGTAAGGTTAGATGA
- the rpoZ gene encoding DNA-directed RNA polymerase subunit omega produces MLYPSIDEMMTKVDSKYSLVVASARRARALREGGKTDIVAPKSHKYVGVALEEIYEDRIIVTRGEE; encoded by the coding sequence ATGCTATATCCATCCATTGATGAAATGATGACTAAGGTTGACAGTAAATACTCCCTGGTTGTAGCTTCAGCCCGCCGGGCCAGAGCACTCCGTGAAGGCGGCAAGACCGATATCGTTGCGCCAAAATCGCATAAATATGTTGGTGTTGCCCTTGAAGAAATCTATGAAGACCGCATTATAGTCACACGCGGTGAAGAATAG
- the coaBC gene encoding bifunctional phosphopantothenoylcysteine decarboxylase/phosphopantothenate--cysteine ligase CoaBC: MKSLQGKSIILGITGGIAAYKAAALTSKLTQKGAEVHVIMTSSAKQFITELTLQSLSKQRVYSDTFQERDPSSISHIDLADAADLVLIAPATANIIAKMAHGLADDMLSTTLLATTAPIMVAPAMNVHMYQHPAVLSNMDTLYNRGVQFIEPGEGLLACGYVGKGRLEEPEEIVKVVENFFVLQKEKTSGPLAGKKVVITAGGTVERIDPVRYISNDSSGKMGFALARAARAMGAAVTLIAARTDEVPPRDAGIDLVRVQSAQEMHDAVMDRWKDCDILVKAAAVADYRPRESSDSKIKKSGSTMTLELVKTTDILESLGRIKEKQFLIGFAAETGNAEAYAKDKLVRKNLDLIVANDVAAEGAGFGTDTNIVKVYDAEGLVLDLPLASKDEVARRILRLAAERVAGALL, encoded by the coding sequence ATGAAGAGCCTACAAGGGAAGTCAATTATACTCGGAATTACCGGCGGAATTGCTGCGTATAAAGCGGCGGCGCTGACCAGCAAGCTTACCCAGAAGGGTGCCGAGGTGCATGTCATTATGACGTCATCGGCCAAGCAGTTCATTACGGAGCTGACGCTCCAGTCGTTGTCGAAGCAGCGGGTATACAGTGATACGTTCCAGGAGCGTGATCCGTCCTCTATTTCGCATATTGATCTGGCAGATGCTGCCGACCTGGTCCTGATTGCTCCGGCTACGGCTAATATTATCGCCAAGATGGCCCACGGGCTGGCAGACGATATGCTGTCCACCACGCTTCTTGCTACAACAGCGCCTATTATGGTAGCTCCGGCGATGAATGTCCATATGTATCAGCATCCGGCGGTCCTCAGCAATATGGATACCCTCTATAACAGAGGCGTTCAATTTATTGAACCCGGGGAAGGGCTGCTGGCCTGCGGGTATGTGGGCAAGGGACGGCTGGAGGAGCCGGAGGAGATCGTGAAGGTGGTTGAGAACTTTTTTGTGCTGCAGAAGGAGAAGACCTCCGGACCGCTTGCCGGCAAAAAAGTGGTGATTACCGCAGGAGGCACGGTAGAACGTATAGATCCCGTCCGTTATATCTCCAATGATTCCTCTGGTAAAATGGGCTTCGCCCTTGCGCGCGCCGCGCGCGCCATGGGTGCTGCGGTGACGCTGATTGCCGCACGTACCGATGAAGTGCCGCCCCGTGATGCCGGTATTGATCTGGTCCGTGTCCAGTCAGCACAAGAGATGCACGATGCGGTCATGGACCGCTGGAAGGATTGCGATATTCTTGTAAAAGCAGCGGCGGTTGCCGATTACCGTCCACGCGAGAGCAGCGACTCGAAGATTAAGAAGAGCGGCAGCACCATGACGCTGGAGCTGGTGAAGACAACTGATATTCTGGAGAGCTTGGGCAGAATCAAGGAGAAGCAGTTCCTGATCGGCTTTGCCGCCGAGACCGGAAATGCCGAAGCCTATGCCAAGGATAAGCTGGTCCGCAAGAACCTTGATCTGATCGTAGCCAATGATGTGGCCGCAGAAGGCGCGGGCTTCGGCACGGATACCAACATCGTCAAGGTGTATGATGCCGAAGGTCTGGTGCTTGATCTTCCGCTGGCCTCCAAGGATGAGGTGGCGCGCCGGATTCTGCGGCTGGCGGCTGAGCGTGTTGCCGGAGCCTTACTATAA